In Tissierellales bacterium, the DNA window TTCATTTTCTTTCCAGGCCTTGTCCAACGCTTTATTTATTTCCCCTTTAGGTATAGACAATTCTTTTAAAAATTCATTTAAAACCTTTTTCATTGCCTTTTCATCATCAAAGGTTACAAAAGGATTTAAAAACAACACATTATTCTCTTCTAAATCTTCTATATTATTTTTAACTACTTCAGGGTAAGAAGTAACTACTGGGCAATTTAAATGATTATTTGCACCATCATCTTCTTTTTTTTCATAGAAAACAGATGGATAGAATATAAAATCTACACCTTTTTCTATTAAATCTATAATATGACCATGTACTAGCTTTGCTGGATAACATGCTGTTTCACTAGGAATAGTACTTATACCCTTATCATATAACTCTCTTGATGATTTACTAGACAAGACAACATCATATCCTAATTCCGTAAAAAATGTAAACCAGAAAGGATAATTTTCATACATATTAAGTACCCTAGGTATTCCTACCTTTCCACGTTTTACTTCATTGGCTTTTAATGGCTCATAGTAATCAAAAGTCCTCTTTAATTTATAATCAAACATATTAGGTATATTTTTAGTTTCTGGATTTACCCCAGCACCTTTTTCACATCTATTACCCGTTATGTATTTATTTCCACCGGAAAATAGGTTAATAGTTAGCAAACAATTATTTCCACACCTACCACACCTAGCCATCTTAATTTTATTTCTAAAATCATTCAATTCCTCTAATTTTAATATTGAAGAAATAGTGCCTTCTTCATGTCTTTCCTTAGCAATCAGTGCAGCTCCTAAGGCTCCCATTAAACCTGGTTCATCTGGTCTAACGGCCTTTCTACCAGATACTAATTCAAAACTTTTTAATATAGCGTCTCCATAGAAAGTACCACCTTGAACTACTATATTTTCCCCCATTTCTTCTGGGTCTCTTATTTTAATAACTTTTTGTATTGCATTTCTAATTACTGAATAAGAAAGTCCAGCTGCAATGTCCCCTACAGAAGCACCTTCTTTTTGTGCCTGTTTTACTTTTGAATTCATAAAAACAGTACATCTAGAGCCTAAATCTACAGGGTTTTCTGCTGTCAATCCCTCATTTAGAAAATCTTCTACTTCCATATTTAAAGAATGGGCAAAAGTTTCTAAAAAGGATCCACAACCTGAAGAACAAGCTTCGTTTAATAAGATACTATCTATAACTCCATTTCTAATTCGCATACATTTCATATCTTGCCCGCCTATATCCAATATGAAATCTACTTTCGGTAAATAAAATTGGGCTGCTTTATAATGGGCAATAGTTTCTACTTCTCCTATATCTACATTTAAACCTGCCTTTATAAGTTCTTCTCCATATCCTGTTACAGCTGAATTAACTATATTAGCCTCTTCAGGCAATAAATCATATATTTCTTTTAATATATCTACAACTAAACCTAAAGGTTTACCTTTATTATTACCATAAAATGAATACAGTATATTATTATTTTCATCTAGTAATATAACCTTTGTTGTTGTAGAGCCCGCATCTATTCCTAAATAACAATTTCCCTTATAAGTTTCTATATCTCTATTCCTAAGCTTACGGGTTTTATGTTTTTCCCTAAAGCTTTCTAATTCTTTTTTATCTAAAAATAAAGGTCTTATTTTTTTAATCCCCATATTCATAGGTTTCTCTATATCATCCAATCTATTTCTCAGTTCTGAAAATTTCATTCCCTTTTCTTTTACAGAATTAAGAGCTGCCCCTATTGCCACAAAAAGTTGTGAACTTTCAGGGAATATTATTTCTTCATCCTTTAACTTTAAAGTTTCTGCATATCTATCCCTTAATTCTGATAAGAAATATAAAGGTCCTCCTAAAAAAGCCACATTTCCTTTAATAGGCCTTCCACAGGCAAGAGTAGATATAGTTTGATTTACTACAGACTGGAATACAGATGCGGCAATATCTTCTTTTGATGCTCCCTGGTTAATAAGAGCTTGAACGTCTGTCTTAGCAAAAACACCACATCTAGAAGCTATTGGATATATTGCCCCATGTCCTTTCGATAATTCATTTAAGCCAGCAGCATCTGTCTCTAGTAAAGCAGCCATTTGATCAATAAACGCACCAGTTCCTCCTGCACATATACTATTCATCCTTTGCTCTACGTTACCATCAAGATAAATAATCTTTGCATCTTCTCCACCAAGTTCAATAACTACATCTGTCTCAGGGATAAATGTTCTTATGGCTGTTGTAGATGCTACTACTTCTTGAACAAATGGAATATTCAGCCACTCATTAACTGACAGTCCACCTGAACCAGTGACCATTACACTAATTGTTTCATTTTTGAAACACCTATATGCGTCTAAAATTAGCTCACTCACACTGCTTTTTATATCTGATAAATGTCTTTTATACTTACTATATACTATTTGAAATCTGTTATTTAGAACTACCATCTTAACAGTAGTCGATCCTACATCTAAACCAACATGCAATTTAGTCATTATATCTGCAGCAACTAGCCGCTTGCCCCCTTTAGCATTTATTAAAACTTTTTATAAAAAAATATTGGTATTATGGCCTTGCCATACACCAAAAATATCTTCTATCTGAAATAACTTTGGTATCAATTTTCTTATATGGATTATAGCATAATGTGGAATAATACTCAACATTGTTAGAACTTATGTAAGCTTTACAATAGTAGTTATATATATAGGATATAATTATATAAAATGAAATATATTAAAATATATTATATAGTCATAAATCTATAAATAATATCTTAATTTTGTTAAAAGAAAAATGTTTTATGTCAAAACCTTTTATTCAATATTTAGAAAATCCTTTATTGATATTTTAATAATAGTTTTAACTTTTATTATTTTAGATTTGGCTTTCTACCCTAAAATTTTTTGAAAAAATTGTTTTCATTTTAATTATTAGTTCTATTATTAAACTTATCTATTATTACTTTAAAAGTCTTTATAATTAGCCACTTATTTTAAGTATAATCACATAATAAACTCTAATATAAA includes these proteins:
- a CDS encoding acyl-CoA dehydratase activase-related protein, translated to MTKLHVGLDVGSTTVKMVVLNNRFQIVYSKYKRHLSDIKSSVSELILDAYRCFKNETISVMVTGSGGLSVNEWLNIPFVQEVVASTTAIRTFIPETDVVIELGGEDAKIIYLDGNVEQRMNSICAGGTGAFIDQMAALLETDAAGLNELSKGHGAIYPIASRCGVFAKTDVQALINQGASKEDIAASVFQSVVNQTISTLACGRPIKGNVAFLGGPLYFLSELRDRYAETLKLKDEEIIFPESSQLFVAIGAALNSVKEKGMKFSELRNRLDDIEKPMNMGIKKIRPLFLDKKELESFREKHKTRKLRNRDIETYKGNCYLGIDAGSTTTKVILLDENNNILYSFYGNNKGKPLGLVVDILKEIYDLLPEEANIVNSAVTGYGEELIKAGLNVDIGEVETIAHYKAAQFYLPKVDFILDIGGQDMKCMRIRNGVIDSILLNEACSSGCGSFLETFAHSLNMEVEDFLNEGLTAENPVDLGSRCTVFMNSKVKQAQKEGASVGDIAAGLSYSVIRNAIQKVIKIRDPEEMGENIVVQGGTFYGDAILKSFELVSGRKAVRPDEPGLMGALGAALIAKERHEEGTISSILKLEELNDFRNKIKMARCGRCGNNCLLTINLFSGGNKYITGNRCEKGAGVNPETKNIPNMFDYKLKRTFDYYEPLKANEVKRGKVGIPRVLNMYENYPFWFTFFTELGYDVVLSSKSSRELYDKGISTIPSETACYPAKLVHGHIIDLIEKGVDFIFYPSVFYEKKEDDGANNHLNCPVVTSYPEVVKNNIEDLEENNVLFLNPFVTFDDEKAMKKVLNEFLKELSIPKGEINKALDKAWKENEKYKDDIRNKGKEVLEYLEDNGKRGIVLAGRPYHIDPEINKGIPNLITSLGIAVLTEDAVEDLVDVERPLRVVDQWTYHSRLYRAATFVAESKNLELVQLNSFGCGLDAVTTDQVQEILESYEKIYTVLKIDEVSNLGAAKIRIRSLNAALEERERAGFKPKKIGQLPERVIFTKEMRENHTILVPQMAPIHFELLERAINTCGYNIKILPSVDKDAINEGLKYVNNDACYPSIIVVGQFINALKSGKYD